In Acidobacteriota bacterium, one genomic interval encodes:
- a CDS encoding DUF1501 domain-containing protein — MRYPHYQPPPLTRRQMLKTCGCGFGGLALSSLLQRDVLAATATNPLAPRVPHFAPKAKRIIFLHMHGGPSQHDLFEYKPLLIRDDNKPLPFAKPRVQFNETGNLFKSPWEFRQHGQSGAWVSELLPNIASVVDDLCFIRSMWGTNAAHGGAILAMNTGSDRFVRPSMGSWIAYGLGTENENLPGFITICPSYQHGGVQNYSSAFLPAAYNGTAIGTTRMKTEDATIDFLDNESVSPEVQRSELDLLQRWQRRQLEQTGPDQALEGRIESFELAFRMQTEAPELMSIEGESEATRRLYGLDDPVASNFGLRCLLARRFSESGVRFVQATHGPDTKWDHHSGLITGLPQSCAEVDKGVAGLIKDLKSRGLLDETLVLWGGEFGRTPGAEAGARNGRDHNPHGYTMFMAGGGVKPGHSHGRTDDYGYYAIENKVHIHDLHATILHLLGLDHERLTYRSQGRDFRLTDVEGLVVDDIIV; from the coding sequence ATGCGCTACCCCCACTACCAGCCGCCACCGCTCACCCGCCGCCAGATGCTGAAGACCTGCGGCTGCGGCTTCGGCGGCCTGGCGCTCTCTTCCCTGCTCCAGCGCGACGTCCTGGCCGCGACAGCCACGAACCCGCTGGCGCCGCGCGTGCCGCATTTCGCGCCTAAGGCCAAGCGGATCATCTTCCTGCACATGCACGGCGGCCCGTCGCAGCACGACCTGTTCGAGTACAAGCCGCTGCTCATCCGCGACGACAACAAACCGCTGCCCTTCGCCAAGCCGCGAGTCCAGTTCAACGAGACCGGCAACCTGTTCAAGAGCCCCTGGGAGTTCAGGCAGCACGGCCAGTCCGGCGCCTGGGTGAGCGAACTGCTGCCCAACATCGCCTCCGTGGTCGACGATCTCTGCTTCATCCGCTCGATGTGGGGCACGAACGCCGCCCACGGCGGGGCCATCCTGGCGATGAATACGGGTAGCGACCGCTTCGTGCGCCCGTCGATGGGCTCGTGGATCGCCTACGGACTCGGCACCGAGAACGAGAACCTGCCCGGCTTCATCACGATCTGCCCCTCGTACCAGCACGGCGGCGTCCAGAACTACTCGTCCGCCTTCTTGCCCGCCGCCTACAACGGCACGGCGATCGGCACGACGCGGATGAAGACGGAAGACGCGACGATCGACTTCCTCGACAACGAATCGGTGTCGCCCGAGGTCCAGCGGAGCGAGCTCGACCTCCTCCAGCGCTGGCAGCGCCGCCAGCTCGAGCAGACCGGCCCCGACCAGGCGCTCGAGGGCCGCATCGAGTCGTTCGAGCTCGCTTTCCGCATGCAGACGGAGGCGCCCGAGCTGATGAGCATCGAGGGCGAGTCCGAGGCCACCCGGCGGCTCTACGGACTCGACGACCCGGTGGCCAGCAACTTCGGGCTCCGCTGCCTGCTGGCCCGGCGCTTCTCGGAATCGGGCGTGCGCTTCGTGCAGGCGACCCACGGCCCGGACACGAAGTGGGACCACCACTCGGGCCTGATCACCGGCCTGCCGCAGAGCTGCGCCGAGGTCGACAAGGGGGTCGCCGGCCTGATCAAGGACCTCAAGTCACGCGGACTGCTGGACGAGACCCTGGTGCTCTGGGGCGGCGAGTTCGGGCGCACCCCCGGCGCCGAAGCCGGCGCCAGAAACGGCCGCGACCACAACCCCCACGGCTACACGATGTTCATGGCCGGCGGCGGCGTGAAGCCGGGCCACAGCCACGGCCGCACCGATGACTACGGCTACTACGCGATCGAGAACAAGGTCCACATCCACGACCTCCACGCCACGATCCTGCACCTGCTCGGTCTCGACCACGAACGGTTGACCTACCGCTCGCAGGGACGCGACTTCCGTCTGACAGACGTCGAAGGCCTGGTCGTCGACGACATCATCGTCTGA
- a CDS encoding PSD1 and planctomycete cytochrome C domain-containing protein: MIRAAPFLFAWLAAVGTVAGASEIDPADLEFFESKIRPVLAERCYQCHGGDPAKIRGGLILLDAEGVRAGGDSGAVIVPGSPEDSLMIEALRYEGLTQMPPDGKLAAHVIADFEQWIRRGAPDPRTGGKQTVVATRTAETFDYGPGREHWAFRRVEDPALPEVRNEAWVSHDLDRFILSHLEERGLAPVAPADKRTLLRRATFDLIGLAPSEAEIEDFLADSSPDAFAKVVDRLLTSPHYGERWGRHWLDIARYADSNGLDENIAFPNAFRYRDYVVDSLNRDKPFNRFVREQIAGDLMPAETDAQRFEQITATGFLMLGPKVLAEQDVDKMLIDIVDEQVNTLGRAFLALPVGCARCHDHKFDPIPTADYYAMAGILRSTETMSDAAGMRWLERPLAPEDEIAEYEAAQRLVAEAQEKVDGVVREQNDVLRGPRRAALAEYLLAAEEAYPSWSDDEAKQEEARETIAGVAQGRGLEPPVLERWVRAFYRYREGPPVEGDAPSPSTVFVIWNAYAASSPDRYEQVTEELRAIIASEKVLIAPLTRSLVRGPAPKTLEEVAWRYASLFATIEIAWEEHLMRLGLKDEDDLASSDFRLPREQEELRWLVYDGYFCILCLDQEEEEKLYPPEALEQLAGLRAEVERLEEASPPALPYAMAVDETATVDLPVHIRGSHLNLAEEPEPRGYLKVTDHLVPPPPVAGDTSGRLELARWMTHPEHPLTARVIVNRVWHWHFGRGIVDTPSNFGAIGSVPSHPELLDWLARRFVEGGWSLKDLHRDIMLSSTYRLSTDYDAANAAVDEENRLLWRNNRRRLEVEPIRDALLQLAGRLDLTIGGRVEEYKARGYVFGEYGPLDRVDIYDAPRRSIYMPVVRTAVYPIFGGFDFGDASDSVGDRSETVVPRQALLMMNSPFVEEAALGFARQLLEIEDADAADRIDTAFVRAYGRPADATEIADSLAFLDEMRSLAPADEAEVYAWTRLAHVILAASEFIYIN; encoded by the coding sequence CACCCGAGGACAGCCTGATGATCGAGGCGCTCCGCTACGAGGGTCTCACCCAGATGCCGCCGGACGGCAAGCTGGCGGCCCATGTGATCGCCGACTTCGAGCAGTGGATCCGCCGCGGCGCGCCCGACCCGCGCACCGGCGGGAAGCAGACGGTGGTGGCCACCAGAACCGCCGAGACGTTCGACTACGGCCCCGGCCGCGAGCACTGGGCCTTCCGCAGGGTCGAGGATCCCGCGCTACCCGAGGTCCGGAACGAGGCCTGGGTCAGCCATGACCTCGACCGCTTCATCCTGTCGCACCTCGAGGAGCGCGGCCTCGCGCCGGTGGCGCCAGCCGACAAGCGCACGCTGCTGAGACGCGCGACCTTCGATCTGATCGGCCTGGCCCCGTCGGAAGCCGAGATCGAGGACTTCCTCGCCGATTCGAGCCCCGACGCCTTCGCGAAGGTCGTCGACCGGCTGCTCACCTCGCCTCACTACGGTGAGCGCTGGGGCCGCCACTGGCTCGACATCGCCCGCTACGCCGACTCGAACGGCCTGGACGAGAACATCGCGTTCCCCAACGCCTTCCGCTACCGCGACTACGTCGTCGATTCCCTGAACCGCGACAAGCCCTTCAACCGCTTCGTCCGCGAGCAGATCGCCGGCGATCTGATGCCGGCGGAGACCGACGCGCAGCGCTTCGAGCAGATCACCGCCACCGGCTTTCTGATGCTGGGCCCCAAGGTGCTCGCCGAGCAGGACGTCGACAAGATGCTGATCGACATCGTCGACGAGCAGGTCAACACCCTGGGCCGTGCCTTTCTCGCCCTGCCGGTCGGCTGCGCCCGCTGCCACGACCACAAGTTCGATCCGATCCCCACCGCCGACTACTACGCGATGGCCGGCATCCTGCGCTCGACCGAGACGATGAGCGACGCCGCCGGCATGCGCTGGTTGGAGCGGCCACTGGCCCCGGAAGACGAGATCGCCGAGTACGAGGCGGCGCAGAGGCTGGTCGCCGAGGCGCAGGAGAAGGTCGACGGGGTGGTCCGCGAGCAGAACGACGTCCTGCGTGGCCCCCGCCGCGCGGCCCTCGCCGAGTACCTGCTCGCCGCGGAGGAGGCCTACCCGAGCTGGAGCGACGACGAGGCGAAGCAGGAGGAAGCCCGCGAGACGATCGCCGGAGTGGCCCAGGGCCGGGGCCTGGAGCCGCCGGTCCTCGAGCGCTGGGTCAGGGCCTTCTACCGCTACCGGGAGGGCCCGCCGGTCGAGGGGGACGCCCCGAGCCCGAGTACCGTCTTCGTGATCTGGAACGCCTACGCGGCCTCCTCGCCCGATCGCTACGAGCAGGTGACCGAGGAGCTGAGGGCGATCATCGCCTCGGAGAAGGTGCTGATCGCGCCCCTCACCCGAAGCCTCGTCCGCGGACCGGCGCCGAAGACGCTGGAGGAGGTCGCCTGGCGCTACGCGAGCCTGTTCGCGACGATCGAGATCGCCTGGGAAGAACACCTCATGCGACTCGGGCTCAAGGACGAGGACGACCTCGCGTCCTCCGACTTCAGGCTCCCCCGCGAGCAGGAGGAGTTGCGCTGGCTGGTCTACGACGGCTACTTCTGCATCCTCTGCCTCGACCAGGAAGAGGAAGAGAAGCTCTACCCGCCGGAGGCCCTGGAGCAGCTAGCCGGGCTGCGCGCCGAGGTCGAACGCCTGGAGGAAGCGTCCCCGCCCGCACTGCCTTACGCCATGGCCGTGGACGAGACCGCGACAGTCGATCTGCCGGTGCATATCCGCGGCAGCCATCTGAACCTCGCCGAAGAACCCGAGCCGCGCGGCTACCTGAAGGTCACGGACCACCTGGTGCCGCCGCCGCCGGTCGCCGGCGACACGAGCGGCCGCCTCGAACTGGCGCGCTGGATGACACACCCCGAGCACCCGCTCACCGCGCGCGTCATCGTCAACCGCGTCTGGCACTGGCACTTCGGCCGCGGCATCGTCGACACGCCGAGCAACTTCGGCGCGATCGGCAGCGTTCCCAGCCACCCTGAGCTTCTCGACTGGCTGGCGCGCCGCTTCGTTGAGGGCGGCTGGTCGCTCAAGGACCTGCACCGAGACATCATGCTGTCGAGCACCTATCGGTTGTCCACCGACTACGACGCCGCCAACGCAGCCGTCGACGAGGAGAACCGCCTCCTCTGGCGCAACAACCGGAGACGCCTCGAGGTCGAGCCGATTCGCGACGCCCTGCTGCAGCTCGCCGGCCGGCTCGATCTGACGATCGGTGGACGGGTGGAGGAGTACAAGGCCAGGGGATACGTCTTCGGCGAGTACGGCCCACTCGACCGGGTCGACATCTACGACGCGCCGCGGCGTTCGATCTACATGCCGGTCGTGCGTACCGCGGTCTATCCGATCTTCGGCGGCTTCGACTTCGGCGACGCCAGCGACTCGGTAGGCGATCGATCCGAGACGGTCGTGCCGCGGCAGGCGTTGCTAATGATGAACAGCCCCTTCGTCGAGGAAGCGGCGCTCGGCTTCGCAAGGCAACTGCTGGAGATCGAGGACGCCGACGCCGCGGATCGCATCGATACCGCCTTCGTCCGCGCCTACGGGCGCCCGGCCGACGCGACCGAGATCGCCGACAGCCTCGCCTTCCTCGACGAGATGCGGAGCCTGGCGCCGGCGGACGAAGCGGAGGTCTACGCCTGGACGCGCCTCGCCCATGTGATCCTCGCGGCGAGCGAGTTCATCTACATCAACTAG